The genomic segment GAAGGCACACAGGTACAGCGCCCACGAGAGCGTCAGCGCCGTCGTCTCGTGCCCCGCCACGATGAAGGTCAGCAGGTTGTCGCGCAGTTCGGCCGTGTTCATCTGCCGCTTCGTTTTTGGGTCTTCCCCCTGCAACAGCAGATCGAGCAAATCCGGCACGCCATCCGCGCCCCGCGCCCGCCGCGCCTCGATCGCCTCGTCGGCGATCCGGTGCATGTCGCGCACCGGCCCCCGCGAATGGATCAGCCGCCCGGGTCGCGGCACCCAGTCGGGCGCGCCCAGCACGTCGAGCAGGGATATCTTCCCCGCCTCGGCGATATAGGCGTCGATCCCCTGGTGCACGCCCTCGGCATCGAACATCCCGTCGCCCGAAAAGGTCACGTCGGCGATCACGTCGAAGGTGGTGCGCACCATGTCCTGTGCCACGTCCACCGCCCGCGGGCCGGCCTCGCCGATCCGCGCCGCGCTCCGTTCGGCGGCGGCGCTCATCACCGGCGCCAGGTTCATCACGTTGCGATGCGAAAACACCGGCGCCGCCGTCCGCCGCTGCCAGCGCCAGTGCGCGCCCTCGGCGATGAACAGCGACTCGCCGATCGCCGGCTTCAGCAGGTTCTTCGTCACCAGCGATTTCGGATAGCTGTCGAGGTTCTCCAGCAGCATCCGCTTGATCGCGTCCGGGTCCATCACCATGTGCCAGCGCTTGGCCGTGCGCCCCGACACCATCGGCTGTCGCGTGGCGATCTCGGGGATGATCGACAGGATGTTGCTCCGCGCCGCGTTCAGGCTGCCCAGGATGCCCAGGGGCTGCGTGACCAGCGGCACCTTCACCGGCGTCGCGTTGCGGGTGTCTTGCGGGCTCATGACATGTCTCCCTTTTCCGCTCTTCCAGATATAGGGGCGGGTCAGGGCGCGGCAAACGCCCCGGCGTTGCGATGCCGCGCCGGCTGGTCTATCGAGGAAGGGGTATATTTCCGGAAGGGGCCGCGGATGCCGCGACTGATCGTGTTCTGTCTTGTCATGCTGGGCCTGTCCGCCTGTACGAATGCCAACGATCTCGACAGCGCGCCCGCCGACCTTGGCGATTTTCATCTAGGCCACAACGTCGTCGTGGCCCCCAAGCTGGTCAAAGGCCCGCTGTCGCGCACCGCCTCGAAAACGGAATGGATCGCGGTGATGGAAACCGCCATCGACGAGCGCTTCGGCCGGTACGAGGGCACCCGCCTTTATCACCTCGGCATCAGCGTCGACGGCTACGTGCTGGCCCAGCCCGGCATTCCCGTGGTGGCAGCGCCCAAATCGCTGCTGGTTCTCAACGTGTCGGTCTGGGATGACGCCGCCGGCGCCAAGCTCAACCCAAGGCCCGAACGGATCACGGTCGCCGAAAGCTTTACCGCCGACACGGTCGTGGGCTCGGGCCTGACGCTGACCCGCGAAGAGCAGATGCAGAACCTCGCCCGCAACGCCGCCAAGCAGATCCAGACGTGGTTGCAGAAAGAGAAGCGGGCGAAAGGCTGGTTCGAGGGAGCGCCAGGGGCAAAGCCCGTCAAACCGCCCGCCGCCGCCCCCGGCGATAGCGCCGAAACCGCCGACGCGGCCTGATCCCCGGCCCGCCCATACCCCGACGGAATGAGACAGGAAGCGCTTGATTTCCCCCGCGCAACCCAATAAATGCGCGCGGAGTATCAATTCGGGCCGTCATGGCCCCCCAACAGCATGAGAGCGCCCCGAGATATGGCAAAGGAAAAGTTTGACCGTTCGAAACCGCACGTGAACATCGGCACGATTGGGCACGTTGACCACGGCAAGACGACGCTGACCGCGGCGATCACGAAGCAATACGGCGAGTTCCGCGCGTACGACCAGATCGACGCGGCGCCGGAAGAGAAAGCCCGCGGGATCACCATCTCGACGGCGCACGTGGAGTACGAGACCGAGGCGCGCCACTACGCCCACGTCGACTGCCCCGGCCACGCCGACTACGTGAAGAACATGATCACCGGTGCCGCCCAGATGGACGGCGCGATCCTGGTGGTGAACGCCGCTGACGGCCCGATGCCGCAGACCCGCGAGCACATCCTGCTGGCCCGCCAGGTCGGCGTGCCCGCGCTGGTGGTGTTCCTCAACAAGGTCGACCAGGTCGACGACGAGGAGCTGCTCGAGCTGGTGGAAATGGAAGTGCGCGAACTGCTCAGCGAGTACGACTTCCCGGGCGACGACATTCCGATCGTGGCAGGCTCGGCTCTGGCCGCGCTGGAAGACCGCGACGACAACATCGGCAAGGACAAGATCGCCGAGCTGATGGCCGCCGTCGACGAGTACATCCCCACCCCCGAGCGTGCCGTCGACCAGCCGTTCCTGATGCCGATCGAGGACGTGTTCTCGATTTCCGGCCGCGGGACGGTTGTGACCGGCCGTGTCGAGCGTGGCGTGATCAACGTCGGTGACGAGATCGAGATCGTCGGCATCAAGGACACCAAGAAGACGACCTGCACGGGCGTCGAGATGTTCCGCAAGCTGCTCGACCGCGGTGAGGCCGGCGACAACATCGGCGCGCTGCTGCGCGGTGTCGACCGTGACGATATCCAGCGCGGCCAGGTGCTGTGCAAGCCGAAATCGGTCACGCCGCACACCAAGTTCGAGTGCGAGGTCTACATCCTGACGAAGGATGAAGGCGGCCGTCACACGCCGTTCTTCGCCAACTACCGCCCGCAGTTCTACTTCCGGACGACGGACGTGACCGGCACCGTGACCCTTCCCGAGGGCACCGAGATGGTCATGCCCGGCGACAACCTGAAGTTCTCGGTCGAGCTGATCGCGCCGATCGCCATGGAAGACGGTCTCCGCTTCGCCATCCGCGAAGGCGGCCGCACCGTCGGCTCCGGCGTCGTCTCGAAAATCATCGAGTAACTTGCGGATGCCCCGTCCCGGGCCTGACCCGGCACCTCTCACAGGTTAAAGGAAGGGCCGCTCCTACGGGGCGGCCCTTTTCTTTCTTGCGCCCGTCGGGTATCTCAAAACCACAACCGATGGAGGGAAAGATGGACAAAGCCGCCTGATCGCAGAACCCAATCCTGAAACGATCAGATGCGAGGCTTGCCATGCACCGCCCCTTTCCCGGCGCCGATATGCGCCATCCGCTGACCCTTCCCGACGGCACCGTTCATACCGGCACGGTCTTCCTGAAAAACGCCATCGATCACCCGCGCATCGACGTGGGCGATTACACCTATGCCAGCGCCCATACCCCGCCCGAGGACTGGGCGGCGCGTCTGGCGCCCTATCTCTATCCGGGCTCGCCCGAACGGCTGTCGATCGGCCGTTTCTGCCAGATCGCCGACGGGGTCACCTTCATCACCGCCTCGGCCAATCACCGGCGCGACGGGTTTTCGACCTTCCCCTTCGCCGTGTTCGACGGTGGCTTCGAGGAGGGCCGCCCGTCTTTGCCGCAAACGACCGACCCCGACACGGTGATCGGCCACGATGTCTGGCTGGGGCAGGGGGTGCGCATCCTGCCCGGCGCGCGGCTTGGCCACGGCGTCATCGCCGGCGCGGGTGCCGTGGTGGCGGGCGAGGTTCCGCCCTACACGCTCGTCGCCGGCAATCCCGCGCGGCCCGTGCGCCCCCGGTTCGACGAGGCGACCATCGCCCGCCTGCTCAACATCGCCTGGTGGGACTGGCCGATCGACCGAATCCTCGACCACGAGGCGGCGGTCTGCGGCGCCGATCTGGCCGCGCTCGAGGCGGCTGCACAGGTTTGACCGGACCTGATTGCGCAAACATTCACAAAGCTGGGTCAATCTGCCGCGCCTTCTGCATCTGCACACAGGTGTCGGAAACGCCCGGCAAGGCGCCGTTTTCGCGCCTTGCCGACTGCGCCTAGCGCGATGATTAACAACGACATTCCACACGTTTCTGCACCTGCGAAAAGCTTATTGCATACCGTGGTATCCATCTAACTCATTGAAATATTGACTTTTTTCCGGAACGCCCCACCCTTGAAGACAACCAAGAGGAGGGCGCAGATGGACATGCTCAACACAAAGGCCTGGGAGGGCCGCAGCCAGACCGAAGAGGGCGGCATCACCCAAGCCGAAGCCGCCCGCATCCACGCCACGCTGGGCGACCCCCGCGACAAGGCACCCCGTAACGGAGACCCTTTGCCGCCCCTCTGGCACTGGTTCGCCTTCCCGCCGACCACGCCCATGTCCGAGCTTGCCCGCGACGGCCACCCGATGCTGGGCGACTTTCTTCCGCCCCTGCGCCTCAAACGCCGCATGTGGGCCTCGGGCAAGCTCACCCTCGGCGCGCCCCTCCGTGTGGGCGATCCGCTGAAACTCCGCTCCACCATCGCCCGCGTCATCGAGAAGGAAACCCGCACCGGCCCCATGACGATCGTCTCCGTCGACCACACGGTCATCTCCCCCCGCGGCCCCGCCATCGAGGAACGGCAGGATATCGTTTATCTCGACATCCCCGACAGCTTCCGCCCGCCAAAGAAACAGCCCATGCCCGAAGCCCCGGTGCTTCACACAACCCATACCATCTCCGAACCGCTGCTCTTCCGCTACTCGGCGCTCACCTTCAACGCCCATCGCATCCATTACGACCTCCCCTATGCACAACAGGTCGAACACTACCCCGGCCTCGTCATTCACGGGCCGCTTCAGGCCACGCTCCTGATGCAGGCCGCCTGCGCCCATCGCGGCACCCGGCCCACCTATTTCGATTTCCGCGGCGTGCATCCGATGCTTCTGGTGCCCGGAGACTCCCCCGAACTCGACATCCTGGCGACCGAGGACGATTGCACCTCCCTGTCGCTTTTCACCGGGCAGGCAGGCCATCAGGGCATGCAGGCCACCGCCATGTGGGAGGGCACGCAATGAACGGAATTCTCAAGGGCATGCGGGTGGTCGAAGGATCGGCTTTCGTCGCAGTGCCGCTCGCCGGCATGACACTGGCCCAGATGGGCGCCGAGGTGATCCGCTTCGATCGCATCGAGGGCGGGCTCGACGCCGGGCGCTGGCCGCTCGCCCCCTCCGGCAACAGCCTCTTCTGGGCCGGCCTCAACAAGGGCAAGAAATCCATCGCTGTGAACATGAAATCACCCGAGGGCCAGGAGCTCGTCACCCGCATCATCACCGCCCCGGGCGAGGATGCCGGGCTTTTCCTCACCAACCTCCGCGTCCGCGGCTGGATGGATTACGAAACGCTCAGCCAATACCGCAAGGATCTCGTCATGGTCACCCTCATGGGCGACCGTCACGGCAACCCGCAGGTCGATTACACCGTGAACCCCGCCCTCGGTATCCCCCAGATGACCGGGCCCGAGGGGCTCAAGGCCCCCGTCGCCAGCGCCCTCCCGGCCTGGGATCTGATCGCCGGCAACCTGATCGTCTCGTCGCTCCTCGCCGCCGAGCGCCACCGCCTGCGCAAGGGGCAGGGGCAGGACGTGGAACTGACGCTGAAAGACGTCGCCGCCGCCACCATCGGCCACCTGGGCCTCATCGGCGACGCCGCCGTGAACCGCGAAGAACGCGGCAAATGCGGCAACTCGCTCTACGGTGCCTATGGGCAGGATTTCATCTGCGCCGATGGCCGCCGTGTCATGGTGATCGGCCTGACCGCGCGCCAATGGCGCGGGCTGGTCGAGATGACCGGCACCGCCGAGGAGATTGCCGCGCTCGAATCGAAAACCGGCCTCGACCTGCGCGACGAGGGCAACCGCTGGAAACTCCGCCACGCCATCACCGGCCTCCTCGGCGAGTGGTTCGCCATGCGCCGGGTCGAGGACTTCGCGGAAGACTTCAACGCCAAGGGCCTCACCTGGTCGGTCTTCCGCACCGTGAAAGAGGCGCTGGCCGAAGACCCCGACCTCACCGACGACAACCCGATGTTCTCGACGATGACCCAGCCGGGCCTTGGCACCTTCCCCGTGCCCGGCAGCCCGGTCACCTTCTCGGCCACCGAGCGCCAGCCTCCCGTGCCGGCCCCGGCGCTCGGCGCCCATACCGAGGAGATCCTCGGCGACGTGGCCCGCCTCGACGACACCGAGATCGCGCAGCTGTTCGACAAGGGCATCGTGCAAAGCCCCGGCTTCGTGGCGCGGCCGGCCGCCTGACCCGCCGCGCCGAATTCTCTGGCGTCACAGGCCGAAATCGGGCTTGAACTTTTGCAGGTGTTGCCGTATCCGGGGCATCGCTTGTGAAGGGGTATAGCTCAGTTGGTAGAGCGACGGTCTCCAAAACCGTAGGTCGCGGGTTCAAGCCCTGCTGCCCCTGCCACTCCCTCCGACATCGCCGATCCGTGCCGGTGGTCCGCAAGGGCCGCCCGAAGTGCCCTGTCGCGGCGTCGAAGGGCAGGCGGCCCAGGCGACACGGGCAAGAACCACCTGTCCCGAATCTCCTGCCGCGCGCGCTTTTCGCCCCAATTGCGAACAGGCCTGCACCGCGCTTTGGAAACAATGGTTTCCGAGGTTTTTCAGTGTTTCCATAATTGCGGCTGAAACGGGGCCGAAATGAGGCGCGCCACATTTGAGGCCCTTTTCCGCCACATTTGAGCCACAATTGAACCACAGAAAAACCTCGTTCCCGGCACCGCCCAGACAGGGCATCGGAACCGGGGCAGGCGTGGGGGCGTCAGACATGTTGAACGAGTGCTGCCATGACCAAGTTTGTTGTCCTTTCAAAGACCAACCCACACCTGCCCCACGATTCCGTCGAGCTGCAGAGCCCGCCGCCTGAGGACGCGCTCAACGACGACGTCGCCCAGAGAAACGCCGAGCGCTACATCAGCCAGCTTATCCGCGGCGAAGACCGCAGCCAGGCCGATAAGCCTGTCGAGACCCGGCAAAACCCGCGCCTCGAAGGCACCACGCCGAAAAAACCCGCCGCCGCCCACCCCGAGGTGAAGGCCGCGCCGAAGCAGGCGCCGCAGCCCAAGGGCGTTCAGGCCCTGCCGCCGCTCGAGCCGCAGGAAGAGATCGACGAGGAAACCCGCCTCCGCGCTGCCTTCTCCGCCGAAGACGAGCCCGAGGTCGAAGAGCCCCGCAAGGGCCTCTTCTCCCGCCTGCGGGCCCGCCACGTCACGACGGCAGGCCTCGTGATGGTCGCCTTTTTCTGGCCCGTCTATCTCGGCGCGGCCTTCCTCGTGCTGGCGTGGTTTGCCGTTCTGGCCATCCACACGCTGCGCTACCTCGTGACCGCCGGTCACTGGTACCGCTTCGCGCGCAAGCATCCGATGACGGCCGAACGCGTGCGCCGCGTGGCCGACCGCGCGGCCCTGAAGCTTGACGTCGTGCTCGACTTCCTGCCCGACAGCCTTGCCGACAGCCTCGCACTGCCCGACATGTCGCAGCCCGTCGCCAAGGCACGGCAGGCGCCCCGCCACGGCGGCATGCGCACCTCCTGATCCCTCCCGTCGGCATGCCTCTCCATGCCACACCCGCCCGGTTTCCCGGGCGGGTTTCGTGTCGGCCCTTGAATTCGCGCGGGGCTGGGCGTATGTCCGCCCGCAACGCCCACAAAAGCTACAGGCTAGACCGCTCATGGCAATGACCAACCCGCTTCAGTTCATCCAGCAAGTCCGTTCGGAGGTCGCTAAGGTCGTGTGGCCCACCCGGCGCGAGGTGTTCCTGACGACGGTCATGGTTTTCATCATGGCGACGTTGACCGCGATTTTCTTTGCCCTGGTCGATCTTCTGATCCGCACCGGCCTGACGGGCGTTCTGGGCTTCTTCGGCTGAGCGCCGAAAAAAGCGCCGTCCTTGCCCTTGATTTCAAGGGGATTTGGGGATAGGCCAGCCAACACTCCGATACATGGCGCGCGGCGATTCGTGTTGCGCGCCGCTTTTTGTTTCGGGGCACTCGGGCCAACGGCCTGAAAATGCGAAGATATCCGGCGCAGGCCGGGCTTGACAGGATTTGGTTGAACGATGGCAAAGCGGTGGTACTCGGTGAGCGTTCTCTCGAATTTCGAGAAGAAGATTGCCGAGCAGATCAGACAATCGGTCGCCGAGCAGAGCCTCGAAGAAGAGATCGACGAGGTTCTTGTTCCGACCGAGGAAGTGATCGAGGTGCGCCGCGGCAAGAAGGTGACGGCCGAGCGCCGGTTCATGCCGGGCTACGTGCTGGTCCACATGGAAATGTCGGACAAGGGCTATCACCTGATCAACTCGATCAACCGGGTCACCGGGTTCCTTGGTCCGCAGGGCCGCCCGATGCCGATGCGCGACGCCGAGGTGAACGCCATCCTCAACCGCGTCCAGGAAGGCGAGGAAGCCCCGCGCACCCTCATCTCCTTCGAGGTGGGCGAGAAGGTGAAAGTGAACGACGGCCCGTTCGAGGATTTCGACGGGATGGTCGAGGAAGTCGACGACGACAACCAGCGCCTCAAGGTGATGGTGTCGATCTTCGGCCGGGAAACCCCGGTCGAGCTGGAATACACGCAGGTCACCAAACAAGGCTGACCGCGCCCGAAATGCCCGGGGCTCCCGGGATGCCGAAGTGGAAGGCGCGCGCATCGCGATGCGCAGACCGGACCACACAACAAAAATCCCGCAGGGGCGCGCCCCGGGGAGTTGGAAGTAAAGGAGAGGCCTTATGGCCAAGAAACTCGCAGGCAAGATGAAGCTGCAAGTGCCCGCAGGTCAGGCGAACCCGTCCCCGCCCGTGGGTCCGGCGCTGGGTCAGCGCGGCATCAACATCATGGAATTCTGTAAGGCGTTCAACGCCAAGACGCAGGAAATGGAACCGGGCGCACCGTGCCCGACCGTCATCACCTATTATCAGGACAAGTCCTTTGAAATGGACATCAAGACGCCGCCGGCGTCGTACTACCTGAAGAAGGCCGCCAAGCTGAAATCCGGCTCCAAGACGCCGGGCCGCGGTGACACCGTTGCAACCGTGTCGCCCAAGCAGCTGCGCGAAATCGCCGAGGCCAAGTGGAAGGACCTCAACGCAAACGACGTCGACGCCGCGATGAAGATCATTGCCGGCTCCGCACGGTCCATGGGCATCGAGGTGAAGTAAGATGGCAAAGATCGGTAAACGCACCCGCGCCGCCCGCGAAGCCTTCGAAGGCAAGATGAACGTGACCGTCGAAGAGGCCGTCGCGCTGGTCAAGTCGAACGCCAAGGCGAAATTCGACGAAACCGTCGAGATCGCGCTGAACCTCGGCGTCGACACCCGCCACGCCGACCAGATGGTCCGCGGCGTCGTCGGCCTGCCCAACGGCACCGGCAAGGACGTTCGCGTCGCCGTTTTCGCCCGTGGCCCCAAGGCTGAGGAAGCCGAAGCCGCAGGCGCAGACGTCGTCGGCGCAGAGGACCTGATGGAAACCGTCCAGTCGGGCAAGATCGACTTCGACCGTTGCATCGCAACCCCCGACATGATGCCGATCGTCGGCCGTCTCGGTAAGATCCTCGGCCCGCGCAACCTGATGCCGAACCCCAAGGTCGGCACGGTGACGATGGACGTGGCTGACGCCGTCAAGGCCGCCAAGGGTGGCGAAGTGCAGTTCAAGGCCGTCAAGGGCGGTATCGTGCACGCCGGCATCGGCAAGGCCTCCTTCGACGAGGCGAAGCTGGTCGAGAACGTGCGCGCCTTCGTGACCGCGGTGAACAAGGCCAAACCGGCCGGCGCCAAGGGCACCTACATGAAGAAGATCTCGCTCACCTCGACCATGGGGCCGGGCGTTTCGATCGACGTGGGCGACGCGGCCACTCTGGCCGACGCCTGAGAATTTGCATCCGGTCCCTCGGGGCCGGGGCGAATGGCGGGGCCGCCACGGTGGCCTCGTCCTGTCCGAGATGGAGGGTTGGGCATCCGCCCAATAATTCCTTCCTGAGATGGGGAACGAGTTGAGATTCCAAGCGAAGGCCCAGCCTTCGGGTGATCTTGGTCTCGGGACCCTGAAATTGGACCCGAACGGCGGGGCAACCCGCCACAACTGAGCCGGGGGGAAACCCCCAAATTTGGAGTGAAACTGTGGATAGAGCCCAGAAAGAGAAAGTGGTCGAGGAACTCGGCCAGATCTTCGAAAGCTCTGGCGTCGTAGTGGTGGCCCACTACGCGGGTCTGACAGTTGCAGAAATGCAGGATCTTCGTGCGCGCGCCCGCGCGGCCGAAGCATCCGTTCGCGTTGCCAAGAACAGGCTCGCCAAGATCGCCCTTGAGGGCAAGCCGTGCGAAAGCATTGCCGATTACCTCACGGGCATGACCGTGCTCACCTTCTCGGAAGACCCCGTGGCAGCAGCCAAGGTCGCCGAGGACTTCGCCAAGGACAACAAGAACTACGAGATCCTTGGCGGGGCAATGGGTACGGATCCCCTGGACCGGGCCGGTGTGGAAGCCGTGTCGAAGATGCCCTCGCGCGACGAGCTTATCGCTCAGATCGCAAGCTGCATCGGCGCACCCGCTTCGAACATCGCCGGGGCCATTGGCGCACCTGCCTCGAACATCGCGAGCATCCTTTCGACCATCGAAGAGAAGGCCGAAGCTGCATAAGCGCAACTGGAACATCCCGCGTGTGGGGCAATTGCCCGACGTTGGAACACAAACTTGGAAAACGGAAAGAGCTGTAAAATGGCTGATCTGAAAAAACTGGCTGAAGAGATCGTTGGTCTGACGCTTCTCGAAGCACAAGAACTGAAAACCATCCTGAAAGACGAGTACGGCATCGAGCCCGCCGCTGGCGGCGCAGTCATGATGGCCGGCCCGGCAGACGGTGGCGGCGGCGAAGCTGCCGAAGAGCAAACCGAATTTGACGTGATCCTGAAGTCCGCTGGCGCTTCGAAGATCAACGTCATCAAAGAGGTGCGCGCAATCACCGGTCTCGGCCTCAAAGAAGCCAAAGAACTGGTCGAAGCAGGCGGCAAGGCTGTCAAAGAGCAGGTTTCCAAAGAGGAAGCCGAAGAGCTCAAAGGCAAGCTGGAAGCAGCCGGCGCCGAAGTCGAACTCAAGTAATTCCTTTCCGGAATTGAGGAATCTTCAGGGGTCCGTTCCGCGGGCCCCTGTTTTCGTTGTAAGGTCATAGGCATGAGCCCGCGATACCTCTTCACCTGCCCCGACTCTCCGAAACCATCGGGCGGTGTGGCGGTCGTTTACCAGACCGCGGAGCTGTTGGCCGAGGCGGGCTACGAGACGGGTCTGGTGCATAACAGCCCGGGCGCCTGCCATCCGGATTACGCGGTGACCGTGCCCAATTACTACACCCGAGCTATCGCCAGGGTCATGGCCCGTTACAGCGGGCGCCTCGGCCGGCTTCGGGCCCTGGTCAACAGGCTGCTGTCCGGCGACTCGGCCAAAC from the Roseovarius indicus genome contains:
- the nusG gene encoding transcription termination/antitermination protein NusG, with translation MAKRWYSVSVLSNFEKKIAEQIRQSVAEQSLEEEIDEVLVPTEEVIEVRRGKKVTAERRFMPGYVLVHMEMSDKGYHLINSINRVTGFLGPQGRPMPMRDAEVNAILNRVQEGEEAPRTLISFEVGEKVKVNDGPFEDFDGMVEEVDDDNQRLKVMVSIFGRETPVELEYTQVTKQG
- a CDS encoding CoA transferase encodes the protein MNGILKGMRVVEGSAFVAVPLAGMTLAQMGAEVIRFDRIEGGLDAGRWPLAPSGNSLFWAGLNKGKKSIAVNMKSPEGQELVTRIITAPGEDAGLFLTNLRVRGWMDYETLSQYRKDLVMVTLMGDRHGNPQVDYTVNPALGIPQMTGPEGLKAPVASALPAWDLIAGNLIVSSLLAAERHRLRKGQGQDVELTLKDVAAATIGHLGLIGDAAVNREERGKCGNSLYGAYGQDFICADGRRVMVIGLTARQWRGLVEMTGTAEEIAALESKTGLDLRDEGNRWKLRHAITGLLGEWFAMRRVEDFAEDFNAKGLTWSVFRTVKEALAEDPDLTDDNPMFSTMTQPGLGTFPVPGSPVTFSATERQPPVPAPALGAHTEEILGDVARLDDTEIAQLFDKGIVQSPGFVARPAA
- the secE gene encoding preprotein translocase subunit SecE, with the protein product MAMTNPLQFIQQVRSEVAKVVWPTRREVFLTTVMVFIMATLTAIFFALVDLLIRTGLTGVLGFFG
- the rplA gene encoding 50S ribosomal protein L1, which codes for MAKIGKRTRAAREAFEGKMNVTVEEAVALVKSNAKAKFDETVEIALNLGVDTRHADQMVRGVVGLPNGTGKDVRVAVFARGPKAEEAEAAGADVVGAEDLMETVQSGKIDFDRCIATPDMMPIVGRLGKILGPRNLMPNPKVGTVTMDVADAVKAAKGGEVQFKAVKGGIVHAGIGKASFDEAKLVENVRAFVTAVNKAKPAGAKGTYMKKISLTSTMGPGVSIDVGDAATLADA
- a CDS encoding CatB-related O-acetyltransferase codes for the protein MHRPFPGADMRHPLTLPDGTVHTGTVFLKNAIDHPRIDVGDYTYASAHTPPEDWAARLAPYLYPGSPERLSIGRFCQIADGVTFITASANHRRDGFSTFPFAVFDGGFEEGRPSLPQTTDPDTVIGHDVWLGQGVRILPGARLGHGVIAGAGAVVAGEVPPYTLVAGNPARPVRPRFDEATIARLLNIAWWDWPIDRILDHEAAVCGADLAALEAAAQV
- a CDS encoding FAS1-like dehydratase domain-containing protein — its product is MDMLNTKAWEGRSQTEEGGITQAEAARIHATLGDPRDKAPRNGDPLPPLWHWFAFPPTTPMSELARDGHPMLGDFLPPLRLKRRMWASGKLTLGAPLRVGDPLKLRSTIARVIEKETRTGPMTIVSVDHTVISPRGPAIEERQDIVYLDIPDSFRPPKKQPMPEAPVLHTTHTISEPLLFRYSALTFNAHRIHYDLPYAQQVEHYPGLVIHGPLQATLLMQAACAHRGTRPTYFDFRGVHPMLLVPGDSPELDILATEDDCTSLSLFTGQAGHQGMQATAMWEGTQ
- the rplK gene encoding 50S ribosomal protein L11, with the translated sequence MAKKLAGKMKLQVPAGQANPSPPVGPALGQRGINIMEFCKAFNAKTQEMEPGAPCPTVITYYQDKSFEMDIKTPPASYYLKKAAKLKSGSKTPGRGDTVATVSPKQLREIAEAKWKDLNANDVDAAMKIIAGSARSMGIEVK
- the rplJ gene encoding 50S ribosomal protein L10; translated protein: MDRAQKEKVVEELGQIFESSGVVVVAHYAGLTVAEMQDLRARARAAEASVRVAKNRLAKIALEGKPCESIADYLTGMTVLTFSEDPVAAAKVAEDFAKDNKNYEILGGAMGTDPLDRAGVEAVSKMPSRDELIAQIASCIGAPASNIAGAIGAPASNIASILSTIEEKAEAA
- the rplL gene encoding 50S ribosomal protein L7/L12; the protein is MADLKKLAEEIVGLTLLEAQELKTILKDEYGIEPAAGGAVMMAGPADGGGGEAAEEQTEFDVILKSAGASKINVIKEVRAITGLGLKEAKELVEAGGKAVKEQVSKEEAEELKGKLEAAGAEVELK
- the tuf gene encoding elongation factor Tu; protein product: MAKEKFDRSKPHVNIGTIGHVDHGKTTLTAAITKQYGEFRAYDQIDAAPEEKARGITISTAHVEYETEARHYAHVDCPGHADYVKNMITGAAQMDGAILVVNAADGPMPQTREHILLARQVGVPALVVFLNKVDQVDDEELLELVEMEVRELLSEYDFPGDDIPIVAGSALAALEDRDDNIGKDKIAELMAAVDEYIPTPERAVDQPFLMPIEDVFSISGRGTVVTGRVERGVINVGDEIEIVGIKDTKKTTCTGVEMFRKLLDRGEAGDNIGALLRGVDRDDIQRGQVLCKPKSVTPHTKFECEVYILTKDEGGRHTPFFANYRPQFYFRTTDVTGTVTLPEGTEMVMPGDNLKFSVELIAPIAMEDGLRFAIREGGRTVGSGVVSKIIE
- a CDS encoding cytochrome P450; translation: MSPQDTRNATPVKVPLVTQPLGILGSLNAARSNILSIIPEIATRQPMVSGRTAKRWHMVMDPDAIKRMLLENLDSYPKSLVTKNLLKPAIGESLFIAEGAHWRWQRRTAAPVFSHRNVMNLAPVMSAAAERSAARIGEAGPRAVDVAQDMVRTTFDVIADVTFSGDGMFDAEGVHQGIDAYIAEAGKISLLDVLGAPDWVPRPGRLIHSRGPVRDMHRIADEAIEARRARGADGVPDLLDLLLQGEDPKTKRQMNTAELRDNLLTFIVAGHETTALTLSWALYLCAFDPRVQEKARAELADVLGERTTVTGEDVANLPFIRMIVDEALRLYPPAGMVSRTAVANDILCGREVRPGDTVMIPIYALHRHHMLWEDPDTFRPERFGDRKAIPRYGYLPFGDGPRICIGASFAIQEAVIILGTLLSRFRFTPVAGREPKPVMILTLRPDGGVWLEAEPLAGPHSPSREEAA